Proteins from a single region of Massilibacterium senegalense:
- a CDS encoding ATP-binding protein has protein sequence MGIIELDNGIKPQVAEYKEQEILEYQGNPLIEALPPIYSQEEVIDHLCMYPPYHTEERNLNDYKRVHLITRLLHYFQAMPIHLKIESSISRLIRSGYIYRNPVSSTYAQGFVDNWNNIQNKSFDKSVIQTGQALSILGISGVGKTRSLQRILETIPQVISHVSYNEQPLNQYQVTYLKIETPFDGSVKTIIYDFMYQVDQLLGTNYFNRYMNSRLSTSQLMPIIAQIAKSINLGMLILDELQHLKGIKSSSSNQILNFFTALINTINIPLVMVGTPKAMDVLQSQFRKARRSTNMGNVMWDRFEMDATWDLFIEGMWKYQWTKEGVLLSEELSSAIYFESQGVTDIAVKLYMMVQLRAISNGTEKITTGLIKKVAHEELKMVQPMLQTLKGNDYSKLAKYDDLMLPNIENLMEKEKIIVEQKQVMVSLQKGAKRKNE, from the coding sequence ATGGGGATAATTGAATTAGATAATGGGATAAAACCCCAAGTTGCTGAATACAAGGAACAGGAAATATTAGAATATCAAGGCAATCCTCTTATAGAGGCTTTGCCTCCTATTTATTCTCAAGAAGAGGTCATTGATCATTTATGTATGTACCCACCTTATCATACGGAAGAGAGAAATCTAAATGATTATAAAAGGGTTCATCTGATTACTAGATTACTTCATTATTTTCAAGCTATGCCCATTCACTTAAAGATTGAATCATCAATATCACGATTAATTAGATCGGGGTATATTTATCGGAATCCAGTATCTAGCACTTATGCACAAGGGTTCGTGGATAACTGGAATAATATTCAGAATAAATCCTTTGATAAGTCAGTTATTCAGACAGGACAAGCACTGAGTATTTTGGGAATTTCCGGTGTAGGTAAAACTAGATCTTTACAGAGAATATTGGAGACCATTCCACAAGTGATTTCGCATGTGTCTTACAATGAACAACCATTGAATCAGTACCAAGTAACCTACCTGAAAATTGAGACACCCTTTGATGGTTCAGTAAAAACCATTATTTATGATTTTATGTATCAAGTAGATCAACTTCTTGGGACAAATTATTTTAATAGATATATGAATAGTAGATTGTCAACCAGTCAATTAATGCCAATTATCGCTCAAATTGCTAAGAGTATTAACCTAGGGATGCTTATTTTAGATGAATTGCAGCATTTAAAAGGGATAAAAAGCTCCAGTTCAAATCAGATACTAAACTTTTTTACAGCGTTGATTAATACGATAAATATACCTTTAGTTATGGTGGGGACCCCAAAGGCTATGGATGTGTTGCAATCCCAGTTTAGAAAAGCAAGAAGGAGCACTAATATGGGGAACGTTATGTGGGACCGTTTTGAAATGGACGCTACCTGGGATTTATTTATTGAAGGAATGTGGAAATATCAATGGACGAAAGAAGGGGTCCTTCTATCTGAGGAACTTTCTTCAGCCATATATTTTGAGTCTCAGGGCGTTACCGACATCGCAGTGAAGTTATATATGATGGTACAACTTCGTGCAATTAGTAATGGTACAGAAAAAATTACAACTGGATTAATTAAAAAAGTGGCTCATGAAGAATTGAAGATGGTTCAGCCGATGTTGCAGACATTAAAAGGTAATGACTATAGTAAACTAGCAAAATATGATGATTTGATGCTGCCAAATATTGAAAACCTTATGGAGAAAGAAAAGATTATTGTTGAACAAAAACAGGTAATGGTTTCACTACAAAAAGGTGCAAAGCGGAAGAATGAGTAA
- a CDS encoding integrase catalytic domain-containing protein, with product MVINDLLRSTENPEIIQRVVWVDNEHQLCFLVNIRESSFPYSEELHHIESSMDSGEIVRMETDPWAINVDEEDLSDTEIEKREKAWKVINHIYLIPDIFISKRRSELIKLASKEFGISSKTVRQYLKRYWSRGMIKNALLPDFNNCGKQRGKERKYTKKAGRPFAYSSSIQRAAITDEWKKIIRISLGKYYFIRSKPSLKYAYQQMIKQYFSKEDDKTGYKVLDVDKPIISYDQFYYWYRKWYKPEDAIHKREGRREFLQNYRAITGSATEDSIGIGTYAIDATIGDIYLVSSLNRNIVIGRSMIYLVVDIFSRCIVGLSISIENMSKETLRVALANTFENKKDFCKRALDMEISENDWPIHYLPHTIMADRGSELISDELTQITENLNIKVQNLGSYRPELKAVCEKYFDILQDHISPFLPGAVQKDFMKRGGKDYRKKAVLNLNEYAKILIRTVLYYNNHNYLSDYPLTQDMLEEKVPPIPIEIFKWGLHKETGLLREMSLDAIRSNVYPKSQANVTPKGIHFGGLYYTCSKAVKERWFSKARIQGSWKMDIYYDPQSVATIYIRIDRQNNEVCSLIGQYEMYRNAKAEELVNLKENRRQQEAEFEEDGINGAIQLAQDIESIVKKAKKEAKKHSLNGEVPKDIKNIRENRQKEKEVMSTDKEVVVYRSNPEKELNSVSQEAESAKTLDMFRKKQKEVLSDGDN from the coding sequence TTGGTAATTAATGATTTATTACGAAGCACTGAAAATCCCGAAATTATTCAAAGAGTTGTCTGGGTTGATAATGAGCACCAACTTTGTTTTTTGGTTAATATTCGTGAATCATCATTTCCATATAGTGAGGAATTACACCATATAGAATCTTCTATGGATAGTGGTGAGATTGTAAGAATGGAAACTGATCCCTGGGCTATAAATGTAGATGAAGAGGATTTATCTGATACAGAAATTGAAAAACGTGAAAAGGCATGGAAGGTAATTAACCACATCTATTTAATTCCCGATATTTTTATATCGAAACGTAGGTCGGAGTTAATTAAATTGGCGAGTAAGGAGTTTGGAATTAGTTCTAAAACGGTCCGGCAATATCTAAAACGCTATTGGTCAAGGGGAATGATAAAAAATGCTCTCCTACCCGATTTTAATAATTGCGGAAAACAGCGGGGAAAGGAACGTAAATACACCAAAAAAGCAGGAAGACCATTTGCGTATTCTTCTTCTATTCAGCGAGCAGCCATCACTGATGAATGGAAGAAAATCATTAGAATTAGCCTAGGAAAATATTACTTTATTCGTTCAAAGCCATCATTAAAATATGCTTACCAACAAATGATAAAGCAGTATTTTTCCAAAGAGGATGATAAAACAGGCTATAAAGTATTGGATGTGGATAAGCCGATTATTTCATATGACCAATTCTATTATTGGTATCGCAAGTGGTACAAGCCGGAAGATGCAATTCATAAAAGAGAAGGGAGGAGGGAATTTTTACAGAACTATCGTGCTATTACCGGCTCAGCAACTGAAGATTCAATAGGGATAGGTACATATGCTATTGATGCAACTATTGGGGATATATATTTAGTTTCAAGTTTAAATAGAAATATAGTGATTGGCCGTAGCATGATTTACTTAGTCGTGGACATCTTCTCAAGGTGTATTGTTGGTTTGAGCATTTCAATTGAAAATATGTCTAAGGAGACTTTGAGAGTGGCTCTTGCTAATACTTTTGAAAATAAGAAGGATTTTTGTAAACGGGCACTCGATATGGAGATTAGTGAAAACGACTGGCCTATTCACTATCTTCCACATACCATTATGGCAGACCGTGGAAGTGAATTAATTTCTGATGAATTAACACAGATTACTGAGAACTTAAACATTAAGGTACAGAACTTAGGATCTTACAGACCAGAACTCAAAGCTGTTTGTGAGAAATATTTTGATATTCTTCAAGACCATATTTCACCATTCCTACCAGGAGCAGTTCAAAAAGATTTTATGAAGCGTGGCGGAAAGGATTACCGTAAAAAGGCAGTTTTAAACCTAAATGAGTACGCCAAAATTTTGATCCGAACGGTGCTTTATTATAACAATCATAACTATTTATCAGACTATCCTTTGACCCAGGATATGTTAGAGGAAAAAGTTCCTCCTATACCAATTGAAATTTTTAAGTGGGGACTTCATAAAGAGACAGGTCTACTGAGGGAAATGTCTTTAGATGCAATTAGGAGCAATGTTTATCCAAAGTCTCAAGCAAACGTGACTCCGAAAGGAATACACTTTGGTGGTCTTTACTACACATGCTCTAAAGCTGTCAAAGAACGTTGGTTCTCTAAAGCCCGTATTCAAGGTAGTTGGAAAATGGATATTTATTATGATCCCCAAAGTGTGGCAACTATTTACATTCGGATTGATAGGCAGAACAATGAAGTTTGTTCTTTAATTGGGCAATACGAAATGTATCGAAATGCAAAAGCGGAAGAGCTTGTTAACCTAAAGGAGAATAGACGACAGCAAGAAGCTGAATTTGAAGAAGATGGTATTAATGGGGCGATTCAACTTGCTCAGGATATAGAGTCAATCGTGAAAAAGGCGAAGAAGGAAGCTAAAAAACATTCCCTTAATGGTGAGGTTCCTAAAGATATAAAGAATATAAGGGAGAACAGGCAAAAGGAGAAAGAAGTAATGAGCACAGATAAAGAAGTTGTTGTTTATCGAAGTAATCCGGAAAAGGAATTGAATTCGGTAAGTCAAGAAGCTGAATCGGCAAAGACCTTGGATATGTTCCGAAAAAAACAGAAGGAAGTGCTTAGCGATGGGGATAATTGA
- a CDS encoding UvrD-helicase domain-containing protein, producing the protein MKKATKPTSEQMRIIEDQGNLVVTAKPGSGKTYTIIEKMIDISRNLLSYQGVIAISFTRKASQELEQRYKRKSTESNYHFFGTIDKFYISEIIIPFSKLLFGKGEPLEVKDSIDDYPKFKRLKKLKENSNDKKLFELLEESLQGGLIFLEISGETALFILNNVPQCLIYLKARYTHVFIDEYQDCGEIQHEIFLKLVNNGIIGIAVGDLDQAIYAFSNRYSKYLLSLIGDDDFTHLEITRNHRCHKSISDYSLELMGVKREHIEKDKRVFKVNVRGTDEQIIYAIENNLEEIKTKFNINRNSDFAILCRGNDTARRAANFLSVDNKLFVDTPLDKINGNWASLFNDILISYYLFKLNEITVLDFVSKYINEEFYYKDFRKCLELISMLFGLEDDNFQKNIKEFIKIAQLIYPEQKDERIIQLLTEILESEEALYSFKPATENEINIMTLHKSKGLEFKCVFLLDLYKWILPPEGDWVSEEDYIQALNLHYVGVTRAIEACYIMIGQQRYRPRQEDFIRAQESPFLYLNNVSNMRGNLNW; encoded by the coding sequence ATGAAAAAAGCAACTAAACCTACATCTGAACAAATGAGAATTATTGAAGATCAAGGAAATTTGGTGGTAACTGCTAAACCAGGTAGCGGTAAAACATATACTATTATCGAAAAAATGATTGATATTTCTAGAAACTTATTAAGTTATCAGGGTGTTATAGCTATTTCATTTACAAGAAAAGCAAGTCAGGAGCTAGAGCAACGTTACAAAAGAAAAAGTACTGAAAGTAATTATCACTTTTTTGGTACTATAGATAAATTTTATATTTCCGAAATTATTATCCCTTTTTCAAAGCTTTTATTTGGAAAAGGAGAACCATTAGAAGTTAAGGATTCAATAGACGATTACCCTAAATTTAAAAGATTAAAGAAGTTGAAAGAAAATAGTAATGATAAAAAATTATTTGAACTACTAGAGGAATCGCTCCAAGGAGGTTTGATATTCTTAGAGATTAGTGGCGAAACAGCCTTATTTATTTTAAATAATGTACCTCAGTGTTTAATATACCTTAAAGCTAGATATACCCATGTTTTTATTGATGAATATCAAGACTGCGGTGAAATTCAACATGAAATATTCTTGAAGCTAGTTAATAACGGCATTATAGGAATAGCTGTTGGAGATTTAGATCAAGCTATTTACGCATTCAGTAATAGATACTCAAAATATTTATTATCTTTGATAGGCGATGATGATTTTACGCATTTAGAAATTACTCGTAACCATAGATGTCATAAGTCAATATCGGATTATTCATTAGAATTAATGGGTGTTAAGAGAGAACACATAGAAAAAGATAAGAGAGTATTTAAGGTTAATGTAAGAGGAACGGATGAGCAAATTATTTATGCTATTGAAAATAACTTAGAAGAAATTAAAACCAAATTTAATATAAATAGGAATAGTGATTTTGCAATTTTATGTCGAGGAAATGATACAGCTAGAAGAGCTGCTAATTTTTTATCCGTAGATAATAAGTTATTTGTAGATACCCCCTTAGATAAAATTAATGGTAATTGGGCAAGTTTATTCAATGATATATTAATTTCATATTATTTGTTTAAACTTAATGAAATCACTGTTCTTGATTTCGTAAGTAAGTATATAAATGAAGAGTTCTATTATAAAGATTTTAGAAAATGTTTAGAATTAATAAGTATGCTATTTGGTCTAGAGGATGATAATTTTCAAAAAAATATAAAAGAATTTATTAAGATAGCTCAATTAATCTATCCTGAACAAAAAGATGAGAGAATAATTCAACTGCTTACAGAAATATTGGAGAGTGAAGAAGCGTTATATAGCTTCAAACCTGCAACGGAAAACGAAATTAATATTATGACGCTACATAAGTCTAAAGGTCTAGAATTTAAATGTGTATTTTTATTGGATTTATATAAATGGATATTACCTCCTGAAGGCGATTGGGTATCTGAAGAAGATTATATACAAGCATTGAATTTACATTATGTGGGGGTTACGAGGGCAATTGAAGCTTGTTATATCATGATAGGACAACAAAGATATAGACCTAGACAAGAAGATTTTATTAGAGCTCAAGAGTCACCATTTTTATATTTAAATAATGTCTCTAATATGAGGGGAAATTTGAATTGGTAG
- a CDS encoding ATP-dependent nuclease, protein MKIEWIKIKGFRNFDNEKINFAEQTLIIGANDVGKTNLIYALRILFDRSLSDRDLDLFNSDYNVYTKSDSIEITVKLVEVTEDCLISVFKGDLNNETVYIQYKNSKKSEYSILSGATEETLEERNSRFYIKRLNMEYVNTNRNLESFMKREKNQILEDAKLKLTEEQTQSDEKSVLKIKRNLELVNKRVDRLNYIQESLNKVNNELSLLAIHNEGKVLTYKNTNSDATRMLDNLELTYSTDEGALTLGGDGRNNQIFLATWVSKQKNVSSLEKVTFYAIEEPEAHLHPQQQRKLSSYLLEKFGEQVFITTHSPYIATEFKPDRIVKLYSKNKSTKAAKGGCSEELKMNFDDFGYRLDAITSDVFFVNAVFLVEGPSEKLFYTALAKQLEIDLDRLNVSIISVNGVGFKPYIKICLALDIPFVLRTDNDIFNKTKKIGKKDVEFSFQGGISRVMGIYTELLQTEDNQELIKYWEAHQLKNEWLKSRQHPQVAKSLAKYIIQEVEKDNIYISQIDLENDLANSSLFSSLKKFYNTRAVKSTVDKMQKAKAENMLKFLKAHFDDLKCLSDDKISEPLKQIKNLAKKVVNENEKSN, encoded by the coding sequence ATGAAAATAGAGTGGATAAAAATTAAAGGATTTAGAAATTTTGATAATGAAAAAATTAATTTTGCAGAGCAAACTTTAATTATTGGAGCTAATGATGTTGGAAAAACAAACTTAATTTATGCATTACGTATTCTTTTTGATCGTAGTTTAAGTGATAGGGACTTAGATTTATTTAACAGTGATTACAATGTTTATACCAAATCAGATTCTATTGAAATAACAGTAAAACTTGTAGAAGTTACGGAGGATTGTTTAATATCTGTATTTAAAGGAGATTTGAACAACGAAACAGTTTATATACAATATAAGAATTCAAAGAAGAGTGAATATAGTATTCTTTCGGGGGCTACAGAAGAAACGTTAGAAGAAAGAAATTCACGATTTTATATTAAGCGGTTAAACATGGAATACGTGAATACAAATCGAAATTTAGAATCTTTTATGAAAAGAGAAAAAAACCAAATTTTAGAAGATGCTAAATTAAAATTGACGGAAGAACAAACGCAATCAGACGAGAAATCTGTTCTCAAAATTAAGCGTAACTTAGAACTTGTAAATAAAAGAGTGGACCGTTTGAATTATATTCAAGAATCTCTAAATAAAGTAAATAACGAATTAAGTTTACTTGCTATACATAATGAAGGCAAAGTATTAACTTACAAGAATACTAATTCTGATGCTACTAGAATGTTAGATAACTTAGAATTAACATATAGTACGGATGAAGGTGCTTTAACTTTAGGTGGAGATGGTAGAAATAATCAAATCTTTTTAGCTACATGGGTTTCTAAACAAAAAAATGTGAGTTCTTTAGAGAAAGTAACTTTCTATGCTATAGAAGAACCAGAGGCTCACCTACATCCACAACAACAGCGCAAGCTTTCTAGTTATTTGTTGGAAAAATTCGGGGAGCAAGTTTTTATTACTACACATTCTCCGTATATTGCAACAGAGTTTAAGCCTGATAGGATTGTCAAACTATATTCTAAGAATAAATCTACTAAAGCTGCAAAAGGTGGATGTAGTGAAGAGTTAAAAATGAATTTTGATGATTTTGGTTATAGATTAGATGCTATAACATCTGATGTATTTTTTGTAAATGCAGTATTTTTAGTTGAAGGTCCTTCAGAAAAGCTGTTCTATACTGCTTTAGCTAAACAATTAGAGATTGATTTAGATAGGTTGAATGTGTCAATTATATCTGTTAACGGTGTTGGGTTTAAGCCATATATAAAAATTTGTTTGGCTCTAGACATTCCTTTTGTATTAAGAACTGATAATGATATTTTTAATAAAACAAAAAAAATTGGAAAAAAGGACGTTGAGTTTTCTTTCCAAGGTGGCATATCACGAGTCATGGGGATTTATACAGAACTTCTACAAACAGAGGATAATCAAGAGTTAATCAAATATTGGGAAGCCCATCAATTGAAAAATGAATGGTTAAAATCTAGACAGCATCCACAAGTAGCGAAAAGTCTAGCTAAGTATATTATTCAAGAGGTAGAAAAAGACAATATATATATATCACAAATTGATTTGGAGAATGACTTAGCCAACAGTAGTTTATTTAGTTCGCTAAAAAAGTTCTATAATACTAGAGCAGTAAAAAGCACTGTAGATAAGATGCAAAAAGCAAAAGCCGAAAATATGCTGAAATTTTTAAAAGCTCACTTTGATGATTTAAAGTGTTTAAGCGACGATAAAATTTCAGAACCACTTAAACAAATAAAAAATTTAGCTAAAAAGGTTGTTAATGAGAATGAAAAAAGCAACTAA
- a CDS encoding DUF2726 domain-containing protein: protein MLKKRIFNNYEKITYERLDEVCKTVNASVFPKVRLADIFPITDSGISNEEYSFALKSHFDFTVYDNTTLQPLFAVEFDGKAHSTEVQKSRDKIKNRLAERFNLPLLRINSLYLDKKYRSLDLLSWCIEVWFSAEYFYEAQRNGAVPYDEPFSPESIISISGYQKKFPFFLSFDIRNEIRKLFEAKKIKSSIPNVWIGTDNNKNYYGISWIHIDNNQWIVSTSGMKVQRFLMIQSDLLEEILIFELYKELSDFFEKKVNSFSDKEIDLMINKFQKKYRLASASLGG, encoded by the coding sequence ATCCTAAAAAAGAGAATTTTTAACAATTACGAAAAAATAACTTATGAAAGACTTGATGAAGTATGTAAGACTGTTAATGCATCAGTATTTCCCAAGGTGAGACTTGCGGATATATTTCCAATCACTGATAGTGGAATTTCAAATGAAGAGTATTCTTTCGCTTTAAAATCACATTTTGATTTTACTGTATATGATAATACAACATTGCAACCATTATTTGCAGTAGAGTTTGATGGGAAGGCCCATTCAACAGAAGTTCAAAAGTCGAGAGATAAAATTAAAAATAGATTAGCGGAAAGGTTTAATCTCCCTCTTTTAAGAATTAACTCCTTGTATTTGGATAAGAAGTATCGCAGTTTAGACCTTTTGAGTTGGTGTATAGAGGTTTGGTTTTCAGCTGAATATTTTTATGAGGCACAGAGAAATGGGGCGGTTCCATATGATGAGCCATTCTCTCCTGAATCAATAATTTCGATATCAGGTTACCAAAAAAAGTTCCCATTTTTCTTATCTTTTGATATTAGAAATGAAATTAGAAAGTTATTTGAAGCAAAAAAAATAAAAAGTTCCATCCCAAATGTATGGATAGGAACAGATAACAATAAAAACTATTATGGGATTAGCTGGATACACATAGATAATAATCAATGGATAGTTAGTACTAGTGGAATGAAAGTACAGAGATTTCTGATGATTCAAAGTGACCTTTTGGAAGAAATATTAATTTTCGAATTGTATAAAGAGTTATCGGATTTTTTTGAAAAAAAGGTTAATAGTTTTTCTGATAAGGAAATCGATCTGATGATTAATAAGTTTCAAAAGAAATACCGTTTAGCATCGGCAAGTTTAGGTGGATAG
- a CDS encoding Tn7-like element transposition protein TnsE: protein MSEQRVKLQHWPFNKGEQAQLIWISSPFWHDNKIMIHTYFRAKGKTEKILADWGTLPALAIQHYYVDGDITKSIPPQDIDEVNITIYPNNVSGYERDWQVQGTNDKDISKSFIVKQGNQSYVLPLIEVVRSILAPNRFLLYLLFQMDSFAQYFLETYSPDKIHLDFSSNYHVKYTKPTPLQHLVWMLTNPDVRTIFEELAYTFYQKNILQFDWLFNQPITISAVVKSNSSGGTILRITKVNNKHIPYKEITYSHPEIAQTTKSGEPKKYTLQPKKSSNSQQDELILDEEVDGTTDNFDVVEMENQVHVYTTMPKITKVPRKTNKIRDFEDANTKKRLINSNNYRSTADVGGNNVVRGLEHQPLMEVQIDGELGEFLKVMRVLQSFREVESINIIQGSLKKFSDKRFVYLSDGVTERKYVIAEVKLFSGKAFDVIEVEREDKAISTFIYFTNRPENKMYELNAILKGLIDNNGVWDKAQLSYKRINYLTLRHGKKEYRHRATVILNKVI, encoded by the coding sequence ATGAGCGAACAACGAGTTAAACTACAACATTGGCCTTTTAACAAAGGAGAGCAAGCCCAATTAATTTGGATAAGCTCTCCTTTTTGGCATGATAATAAAATTATGATTCATACTTATTTTAGAGCAAAAGGTAAAACGGAAAAAATTTTAGCAGATTGGGGTACACTGCCAGCTTTGGCAATTCAACATTATTACGTAGATGGGGATATTACTAAAAGCATCCCTCCACAAGACATTGATGAAGTAAACATCACAATCTACCCTAATAATGTTTCAGGCTATGAGCGTGATTGGCAAGTACAAGGAACGAATGATAAAGATATCTCAAAAAGTTTTATTGTAAAGCAAGGCAACCAAAGTTATGTTTTGCCTTTGATTGAAGTAGTTCGTAGTATTTTAGCACCGAATCGATTTTTACTGTATTTGCTTTTTCAAATGGATTCATTTGCACAGTATTTTCTTGAAACTTATTCCCCCGATAAGATCCATTTAGATTTTTCGTCGAATTATCATGTTAAATATACAAAGCCAACACCTTTACAACATTTAGTATGGATGCTAACAAATCCGGATGTTAGAACTATATTTGAAGAGTTGGCGTATACATTTTATCAAAAAAATATTTTGCAGTTTGATTGGTTATTTAATCAGCCGATAACAATAAGCGCGGTTGTTAAATCAAATAGTAGTGGTGGGACGATATTGAGAATTACAAAGGTGAATAATAAACATATCCCATATAAGGAGATAACATATTCACACCCTGAAATAGCCCAAACGACTAAATCAGGTGAGCCGAAAAAATATACGTTGCAACCGAAAAAAAGTTCAAACAGTCAGCAAGATGAGCTGATATTAGATGAAGAAGTCGACGGAACAACAGACAATTTTGATGTTGTTGAAATGGAGAATCAAGTTCATGTATACACAACAATGCCGAAGATAACGAAAGTACCTAGGAAGACAAACAAAATACGTGATTTCGAGGATGCGAATACGAAAAAGCGCCTTATCAATAGTAATAACTATCGCTCTACAGCAGATGTAGGAGGAAATAATGTTGTTAGAGGTTTAGAACACCAGCCATTAATGGAGGTTCAAATAGATGGTGAACTAGGAGAATTTCTAAAAGTTATGCGTGTGCTACAAAGCTTTCGCGAGGTCGAGTCAATCAATATTATTCAAGGCAGCTTAAAGAAATTCTCTGATAAACGATTTGTGTACTTGAGTGATGGTGTGACGGAGAGGAAATATGTCATTGCCGAAGTGAAACTATTCTCTGGAAAGGCTTTTGATGTAATAGAAGTTGAACGAGAAGATAAAGCAATTTCAACGTTCATTTATTTTACTAATAGACCTGAGAATAAAATGTATGAACTAAATGCAATACTCAAAGGTTTGATAGATAACAATGGTGTATGGGATAAGGCGCAGTTAAGTTATAAACGGATAAATTATTTAACGTTGAGGCATGGGAAAAAGGAATATAGACATAGAGCCACTGTGATATTGAATAAAGTTATTTAA
- a CDS encoding TnsD family Tn7-like transposition protein produces MLPFFTNPYPNELLYSAIARYHFYSGNLDCKDTLEELFGSRCVIPSVEIGSYFSILAENLGPHYSVESLLASHTIYPYYASFLSKARQQEILQDVLKDGQALYTRLGIVAGSVCKKDGLYYCAECAKTDNAQYGEPYIHREHQLQGINYCPHHEVPLRKYPATTDSRIQYIRFELRHMNLTAIYDVDPYKEIAVTIAKQAYQLLQLPLHGLSREVVTSKYRALLRERNLITASNRIRQKELYQAVSSHFPKGFLQRYESELNEAYEYNWLKVLLRNSKRHVHPLRHLLLLHFLQQDIKNLEKNSTDKGAFGAGPFPCLNKAASHYKQFIIQDVDVTRDFKTKNLIGTFTCSCGFIYARKHTTDIFKIGRVKAFGEVWLQKLNELASENLSIRAMARELGVDSKTIKRNLNRNVELKQYEKLVNVDAQLVHYKQDLIEGMKRFPTFSRTQLRQQFQKQYMSIYRHDNAWLTENLPVKQRKQKSSKSVDWAKRDLQYVKQIKLLHNQLLKEEKPIRITQSIIGKRLDILANLERHLDKLPRTRQLLQQITESVQDFQLRRCYKIIDELLQNNEPILLWQVQRVAAIKSHHFHEIKPILEHYIAMKRDVKKDERTTS; encoded by the coding sequence ATACCGAGTGTGGAGATTGGTAGTTATTTTTCTATTTTGGCGGAAAACCTAGGACCGCATTACTCGGTGGAATCGCTTTTAGCCAGCCATACCATTTATCCATACTATGCTTCGTTTTTATCGAAAGCGCGGCAGCAGGAAATTTTACAAGATGTATTAAAAGATGGACAGGCATTATATACGAGACTTGGTATTGTAGCGGGTAGTGTTTGTAAAAAAGACGGCTTATATTATTGTGCTGAATGTGCAAAAACAGATAATGCACAATACGGAGAGCCGTACATTCATCGAGAGCACCAACTTCAAGGTATTAACTATTGCCCGCATCATGAAGTGCCATTACGTAAATACCCAGCAACAACGGATAGTCGAATACAATACATTCGATTTGAGTTAAGGCATATGAATTTAACGGCTATTTATGACGTTGATCCATATAAGGAAATAGCTGTGACAATAGCAAAGCAAGCGTATCAACTATTACAGTTGCCATTGCATGGGCTTTCAAGAGAAGTCGTTACGTCAAAGTATCGAGCATTATTAAGAGAGCGTAATTTAATAACAGCCTCTAATCGTATTCGACAAAAAGAGTTGTATCAAGCAGTAAGCTCACATTTCCCGAAAGGCTTTTTACAAAGATATGAAAGTGAACTAAACGAAGCATATGAATACAATTGGTTAAAGGTATTATTACGAAATAGTAAACGCCACGTTCATCCACTACGTCATTTACTTTTACTGCATTTTTTACAACAGGATATAAAGAATTTAGAAAAAAATTCAACAGATAAAGGTGCATTTGGCGCGGGTCCATTTCCTTGTTTAAATAAGGCTGCATCGCATTACAAGCAGTTCATCATTCAAGATGTAGACGTAACAAGGGATTTTAAAACGAAAAATTTGATTGGTACATTTACATGTTCATGTGGGTTTATTTATGCAAGAAAACATACGACAGATATTTTTAAAATAGGACGAGTGAAAGCTTTTGGCGAGGTTTGGTTACAAAAGCTAAACGAACTAGCTAGTGAAAACCTAAGCATTCGAGCAATGGCGAGAGAATTAGGTGTTGATTCGAAAACAATTAAAAGGAATTTGAATCGAAATGTCGAATTAAAGCAGTACGAAAAATTAGTAAATGTTGATGCTCAATTAGTACACTACAAACAGGACCTAATTGAAGGGATGAAACGCTTCCCCACTTTTTCACGTACACAGTTAAGACAACAATTTCAAAAGCAATATATGTCCATTTACCGTCATGATAACGCTTGGCTAACAGAAAATTTACCAGTAAAACAGCGAAAACAAAAGTCATCGAAATCGGTTGATTGGGCGAAGCGAGATTTACAATATGTAAAGCAAATAAAATTACTACACAATCAGCTCTTAAAAGAAGAAAAGCCTATACGCATAACTCAATCCATAATAGGTAAACGTTTAGATATATTAGCTAATTTAGAACGCCATTTAGATAAGCTACCTCGAACAAGACAGTTACTACAGCAGATTACAGAATCTGTTCAAGATTTTCAATTACGTCGTTGCTACAAAATCATCGATGAACTACTACAAAATAACGAGCCAATACTTTTATGGCAAGTGCAACGAGTTGCAGCAATTAAATCACATCATTTTCATGAAATAAAACCTATATTAGAACATTATATAGCGATGAAACGGGACGTGAAGAAAGATGAGCGAACAACGAGTTAA